A part of Aegilops tauschii subsp. strangulata cultivar AL8/78 chromosome 2, Aet v6.0, whole genome shotgun sequence genomic DNA contains:
- the LOC109758065 gene encoding sodium/hydrogen exchanger 8 isoform X1, which translates to MATAAEPDDAVLFAGVSLVLGAACRHLFRGTRVPYTIALLVLGVALGSLEYGTKDGLGKLGAGMRIWANINPDLLLAAFLPALLFESAFSMEAHQIKKCMAQMLLLAGPGVLMSTFLLGTALKLTSPYDWNWETSLLLGGLLSATDPVAVVAVLKELGTSKKLSTIIEGESLMNDGVSVVVYQLFLQMVLGRSFNTGSILMFLSEVSLGAVALGLAFAIISLLWLGFTFNDTILEMTLTLAVSYIAFYTVQDALKYSGILTVTALGMFYAAFAKTTFKGDNRRSLHDFWEIVAYIANTIIFILSGVIIADGVLRHNVHFERHGTSWGFLLLLYFYVQMARAAVVGALYLLLRYFGYGLDFKEAIIIVWSGLRGAVSLSLALSVKRASDTAQPFLKPEVGTMFVFFTGGIVFLTLILNGSTTQFLLHALGMDNLSVTKLRMSNYARHEILNKTLEAFGDLKDDEELGPADWVTVKKYITGLSNLEDEHAHPHDDNHDHIHTMNLRDGRVRLLNGVQASYWAMLDEGRITQATANILMRSVDEAMDLVSSRPLCDWNSLQSNVYFPSYYRFLSASMLPQSFITYFTVQRLESGCYICAAFLRAHRIARRQLQDFLGDSEIAKIVIDESNAGGEEARKFLEEVRCTFPQLLCVLKTRQVTYAVLTHLSENVQNLWKTGLLEEKEMAHLDDAWQLITCQTDLKKLKRSPQLVKMPRVSDLLGAHPLVSMLPAAVRAPLLSNTKENVKGHGAALYMEGLRATGIWIVSIGAVKWRSQRLSSRHSLHPIFSHGSTLGLYEVLTGKSCLCDMITDSLVRCFFIEAEKIDQLRQSDPSVEAFLWQESAAVIAKLLIPRVFERMTMQETRLLVSTGSAMNLYTKGEDIILEHNYIGILLEGTLKAENQNNIVPPGVLLPSSMDLELLGLQSSEMNHMDSCSAANSYQVEAQAARVIIFEVGRLFTEANGQRNQPGGSFSAEALQLSMEESTGEEQVIITVDSTNKLPLGDSSSGVTRGS; encoded by the exons ATGGCGACCGCCGCCGAGCCCGACGACGCCGTGCTCTTCGCCGGCGTGTCCCTCGTGTTGGGTGCCGCCTGCCGCCACCTCTTCCGCGGCACGCGCGTCCCCTACACCATCGCCCTCCTTGTCCTTGGTGTTGCTCTAGGGTCACTAG AGTACGGGACAAAAGACGGTCTAGGCAAACTTGGAGCTGGCATGCGTATCT GGGCTAACATAAATCCTGATCTTCTCCTGGCTGCTTTCCTTCCGGCCCTTTTGTTTGAGAGCGCCTTCTCGATGGAAGCACACCAGATAAAG AAATGCATGGCGCAGATGCTCTTACTTGCTGGCCCTGGTGTGCTAATGTCAACATTTTTGCTTGGCACTGCTCTCAAG CTTACTTCTCCATATGATTGGAACTGGGAAACATCATTGTTGCTTGGTGGTCTGCTTAGTGCCACTGATCCTGTGGCCGTGGTTGCAGTTCTAAAAGAGCTTGGAACAAGTAAAAAGCTCAGTACGATTATTGAGGGAGAATCCTTGATGAACGATGG GGTTTCTGTTGTTGTCTATCAGTTATTCTTACAAATGGTGCTCGGAAGAAGCTTCAATACAGGGTCTATATTGATGTTCTTATCGGAAGTTTCACTTGGAGC TGTTGCTCTGGGCCTTGCATTTGCAATCATATCATTACTATGGCTTGGCTTTACTTTCAACGATACAATCTTGGAGATGACGCTAACTCTTGCTGTCAGCTATATTGCTTTCTATACT GTGCAAGATGCACTGAAGTACTCTGGTATTTTGACCGTCACAGCTTTGGGAAT GTTCTATGCAGCTTTTGCAAAAACTACTTTTAAGGGCGACAATCGCCGAAGTTTGCATGATTTCTG GGAAATAGTTGCTTACATTGCGAACACAATTATTTTCATACTGAG TGGGGTTATTATTGCAGATGGTGTGCTAAGACATAATGTCCATTTTGAGAGGCACG GCACTTCATGGGGGTTTCTTCTTCTGCTCTATTTCTATGTACAAATGGCACGGGCTGCAGTTGTCGGTGCTCTATATCTTTTGTTGCGCTACTTCGGGTATGGTTTGGACTTCAAAGAAGCCATAATCATTGTTTGGTCTGGGCTGCGAGGTGCTGTTTCCCTATCATTAGCACTGTCTGTTAAA CGTGCTAGTGATACAGCTCAACCTTTTCTGAAACCAGAAGTGGGAACAATG TTTGTGTTCTTCACTGGTGGCATCGTGTTTCTGACCCTGATATTGAATGGTTCTACCACACAATTTTTGTTGCACGCACTTGGTATGGACAACCTGTCAGTAACAAAG CTTCGCATGTCGAATTATGCTAGACATGAAATTCTAAACAAGACATTAGAAGCTTTTGGTGATCTCAAAGATGATGAGGAGCTTGGTCCTGCTGACTGGGTTACAGTTAAGAAATATATCACAGGCTTGAGTAACTTGGAAGATGAACATGCACATCCACATGATGACAATCATGATCACATACATACCATGAATTTAAGGGATGGCCGAGTGCGTCTTTTGAATG GTGTGCAAGCCAGTTACTGGGCAATGCTTGACGAGGGACGGATAACTCAAGCTACAGCCAATATTTTGATGCGATCAGTTGATGAAGCTATGGATCTTGTTTCTAGCCGACCATTATGCGATTGGAACAGTTTGCAGTCCAATGTCTATTTCCCAAGTTACTATAGGTTCCTTTCTGCAAGCATGTTACCACAAAGTTTTATCACATACTTCACAGTACAAAGATTGGAGTCAGGGTGTTACATCTGTGCTGCATTTCTTCGTGCTCATAGAATTGCAAGGAGACAACTACAAGATTTTCTTG GTGATAGTGAGATTGCAAAAATTGTTATTGATGAAAGTAATGCTGGGGGAGAGGAAGCTAGAAAGTTCTTGGAAGAAGTTCGCTGTACATTCCCTCAG CTTCTTTGTGTGCTAAAAACTCGACAAGTAACATATGCGGTATTGACACACTTGAGTGAGAATGTTCAAAACCTATGGAAGACTGGGTTACTGGAAGAAAAAGAAATGGCACATCTGGATGATGCTTGGCAG TTAATCACTTGTCAGACAGATCTCAAGAAGCTTAAGAGGAGTCCACAATTAGTGAAAATGCCAAGAGTTAGCGATCTTTTAGGCGCTCATCCATTAGTCAGCATGCTGCCTGCTGCTGTGCGTGCTCCTTTGTTAAGCAATacaaaagaaaatgtaaaagGGCATGGGGCAGCCCTTTATATGGAAGGCTTAAGAGCAACTGGTATATGGATTGTTTCGATCGGAGCAGTAAAG TGGAGAAGTCAGAGGCTAAGCAGCAGGCATTCTTTGCACCCAATTTTCTCACATGGAAGCACTTTGGGTCTATACGAGGTGCTAACAGGAAAGTCTTGTCTCTGTGACATGATTACAGATTCTCTCGTCCGCTGTTTCTTCATTGAAGCTGAAAAGATAGATCAATTGCGTCAGTCAGATCCTTCTGTTGAGGCTTTTCTGTGGCAG GAAAGTGCTGCAGTCATTGCTAAGCTCTTGATCCCACGTGTGTTCGAGAGAATGACAATGCAAGAGACACGGCTTCTCGTCAGCACAGGATCTGCTATGAACTTGTACACCAAGGGCGAAGACATCATACTCGAGCATAATTACATCGGCATCTTACTAGAAGGAACTTTGAAGGCGGAGAACCAAAATAACATCGTTCCTCCAGGAGTGCTGCTGCCATCAAGCATGGACCTGGAGTTACTTGGTCTGCAGTCTTCAG AAATGAACCATATGGACAGTTGCTCCGCAGCAAACAGCTATCAGGTGGAAGCACAAGCAGCTAGAGTTATCATCTTCGAAGTAGGGAGGCTGTTCACGGAGGCCAATGGGCAGAGGAACCAGCCGGGTGGTAGCTTCTCTGCTGAAGCCTTGCAGCTCAGCATGGAAGAATCCACTGGAGAAGAACAAGTCATCATTACCGTCGACTCTACGAACAAGCTGCCCTTGGGCGATTCATCATCTGGCGTGACGCGAGGCAGCTGA
- the LOC109758065 gene encoding sodium/hydrogen exchanger 7 isoform X7, with protein MATAAEPDDAVLFAGVSLVLGAACRHLFRGTRVPYTIALLVLGVALGSLEYGTKDGLGKLGAGMRIWANINPDLLLAAFLPALLFESAFSMEAHQIKKCMAQMLLLAGPGVLMSTFLLGTALKLTSPYDWNWETSLLLGGLLSATDPVAVVAVLKELGTSKKLSTIIEGESLMNDGVSVVVYQLFLQMVLGRSFNTGSILMFLSEVSLGAVALGLAFAIISLLWLGFTFNDTILEMTLTLAVSYIAFYTVQDALKYSGILTVTALGMFYAAFAKTTFKGDNRRSLHDFWEIVAYIANTIIFILSGVIIADGVLRHNVHFERHGTSWGFLLLLYFYVQMARAAVVGALYLLLRYFGYGLDFKEAIIIVWSGLRGAVSLSLALSVKRASDTAQPFLKPEVGTMVVCVLHWWHRVSDPDIEWFYHTIFVARTWYGQPVSNKGVQASYWAMLDEGRITQATANILMRSVDEAMDLVSSRPLCDWNSLQSNVYFPSYYRFLSASMLPQSFITYFTVQRLESGCYICAAFLRAHRIARRQLQDFLGDSEIAKIVIDESNAGGEEARKFLEEVRCTFPQLLCVLKTRQVTYAVLTHLSENVQNLWKTGLLEEKEMAHLDDAWQTDLKKLKRSPQLVKMPRVSDLLGAHPLVSMLPAAVRAPLLSNTKENVKGHGAALYMEGLRATGIWIVSIGAVKWRSQRLSSRHSLHPIFSHGSTLGLYEVLTGKSCLCDMITDSLVRCFFIEAEKIDQLRQSDPSVEAFLWQESAAVIAKLLIPRVFERMTMQETRLLVSTGSAMNLYTKGEDIILEHNYIGILLEGTLKAENQNNIVPPGVLLPSSMDLELLGLQSSEMNHMDSCSAANSYQVEAQAARVIIFEVGRLFTEANGQRNQPGGSFSAEALQLSMEESTGEEQVIITVDSTNKLPLGDSSSGVTRGS; from the exons ATGGCGACCGCCGCCGAGCCCGACGACGCCGTGCTCTTCGCCGGCGTGTCCCTCGTGTTGGGTGCCGCCTGCCGCCACCTCTTCCGCGGCACGCGCGTCCCCTACACCATCGCCCTCCTTGTCCTTGGTGTTGCTCTAGGGTCACTAG AGTACGGGACAAAAGACGGTCTAGGCAAACTTGGAGCTGGCATGCGTATCT GGGCTAACATAAATCCTGATCTTCTCCTGGCTGCTTTCCTTCCGGCCCTTTTGTTTGAGAGCGCCTTCTCGATGGAAGCACACCAGATAAAG AAATGCATGGCGCAGATGCTCTTACTTGCTGGCCCTGGTGTGCTAATGTCAACATTTTTGCTTGGCACTGCTCTCAAG CTTACTTCTCCATATGATTGGAACTGGGAAACATCATTGTTGCTTGGTGGTCTGCTTAGTGCCACTGATCCTGTGGCCGTGGTTGCAGTTCTAAAAGAGCTTGGAACAAGTAAAAAGCTCAGTACGATTATTGAGGGAGAATCCTTGATGAACGATGG GGTTTCTGTTGTTGTCTATCAGTTATTCTTACAAATGGTGCTCGGAAGAAGCTTCAATACAGGGTCTATATTGATGTTCTTATCGGAAGTTTCACTTGGAGC TGTTGCTCTGGGCCTTGCATTTGCAATCATATCATTACTATGGCTTGGCTTTACTTTCAACGATACAATCTTGGAGATGACGCTAACTCTTGCTGTCAGCTATATTGCTTTCTATACT GTGCAAGATGCACTGAAGTACTCTGGTATTTTGACCGTCACAGCTTTGGGAAT GTTCTATGCAGCTTTTGCAAAAACTACTTTTAAGGGCGACAATCGCCGAAGTTTGCATGATTTCTG GGAAATAGTTGCTTACATTGCGAACACAATTATTTTCATACTGAG TGGGGTTATTATTGCAGATGGTGTGCTAAGACATAATGTCCATTTTGAGAGGCACG GCACTTCATGGGGGTTTCTTCTTCTGCTCTATTTCTATGTACAAATGGCACGGGCTGCAGTTGTCGGTGCTCTATATCTTTTGTTGCGCTACTTCGGGTATGGTTTGGACTTCAAAGAAGCCATAATCATTGTTTGGTCTGGGCTGCGAGGTGCTGTTTCCCTATCATTAGCACTGTCTGTTAAA CGTGCTAGTGATACAGCTCAACCTTTTCTGAAACCAGAAGTGGGAACAATGGTAG TTTGTGTTCTTCACTGGTGGCATCGTGTTTCTGACCCTGATATTGAATGGTTCTACCACACAATTTTTGTTGCACGCACTTGGTATGGACAACCTGTCAGTAACAAAG GTGTGCAAGCCAGTTACTGGGCAATGCTTGACGAGGGACGGATAACTCAAGCTACAGCCAATATTTTGATGCGATCAGTTGATGAAGCTATGGATCTTGTTTCTAGCCGACCATTATGCGATTGGAACAGTTTGCAGTCCAATGTCTATTTCCCAAGTTACTATAGGTTCCTTTCTGCAAGCATGTTACCACAAAGTTTTATCACATACTTCACAGTACAAAGATTGGAGTCAGGGTGTTACATCTGTGCTGCATTTCTTCGTGCTCATAGAATTGCAAGGAGACAACTACAAGATTTTCTTG GTGATAGTGAGATTGCAAAAATTGTTATTGATGAAAGTAATGCTGGGGGAGAGGAAGCTAGAAAGTTCTTGGAAGAAGTTCGCTGTACATTCCCTCAG CTTCTTTGTGTGCTAAAAACTCGACAAGTAACATATGCGGTATTGACACACTTGAGTGAGAATGTTCAAAACCTATGGAAGACTGGGTTACTGGAAGAAAAAGAAATGGCACATCTGGATGATGCTTGGCAG ACAGATCTCAAGAAGCTTAAGAGGAGTCCACAATTAGTGAAAATGCCAAGAGTTAGCGATCTTTTAGGCGCTCATCCATTAGTCAGCATGCTGCCTGCTGCTGTGCGTGCTCCTTTGTTAAGCAATacaaaagaaaatgtaaaagGGCATGGGGCAGCCCTTTATATGGAAGGCTTAAGAGCAACTGGTATATGGATTGTTTCGATCGGAGCAGTAAAG TGGAGAAGTCAGAGGCTAAGCAGCAGGCATTCTTTGCACCCAATTTTCTCACATGGAAGCACTTTGGGTCTATACGAGGTGCTAACAGGAAAGTCTTGTCTCTGTGACATGATTACAGATTCTCTCGTCCGCTGTTTCTTCATTGAAGCTGAAAAGATAGATCAATTGCGTCAGTCAGATCCTTCTGTTGAGGCTTTTCTGTGGCAG GAAAGTGCTGCAGTCATTGCTAAGCTCTTGATCCCACGTGTGTTCGAGAGAATGACAATGCAAGAGACACGGCTTCTCGTCAGCACAGGATCTGCTATGAACTTGTACACCAAGGGCGAAGACATCATACTCGAGCATAATTACATCGGCATCTTACTAGAAGGAACTTTGAAGGCGGAGAACCAAAATAACATCGTTCCTCCAGGAGTGCTGCTGCCATCAAGCATGGACCTGGAGTTACTTGGTCTGCAGTCTTCAG AAATGAACCATATGGACAGTTGCTCCGCAGCAAACAGCTATCAGGTGGAAGCACAAGCAGCTAGAGTTATCATCTTCGAAGTAGGGAGGCTGTTCACGGAGGCCAATGGGCAGAGGAACCAGCCGGGTGGTAGCTTCTCTGCTGAAGCCTTGCAGCTCAGCATGGAAGAATCCACTGGAGAAGAACAAGTCATCATTACCGTCGACTCTACGAACAAGCTGCCCTTGGGCGATTCATCATCTGGCGTGACGCGAGGCAGCTGA
- the LOC109758065 gene encoding sodium/hydrogen exchanger 8 isoform X2 encodes MATAAEPDDAVLFAGVSLVLGAACRHLFRGTRVPYTIALLVLGVALGSLEYGTKDGLGKLGAGMRIWANINPDLLLAAFLPALLFESAFSMEAHQIKKCMAQMLLLAGPGVLMSTFLLGTALKLTSPYDWNWETSLLLGGLLSATDPVAVVAVLKELGTSKKLSTIIEGESLMNDGVSVVVYQLFLQMVLGRSFNTGSILMFLSEVSLGAVALGLAFAIISLLWLGFTFNDTILEMTLTLAVSYIAFYTVQDALKYSGILTVTALGMFYAAFAKTTFKGDNRRSLHDFWEIVAYIANTIIFILSGVIIADGVLRHNVHFERHGTSWGFLLLLYFYVQMARAAVVGALYLLLRYFGYGLDFKEAIIIVWSGLRGAVSLSLALSVKRASDTAQPFLKPEVGTMFVFFTGGIVFLTLILNGSTTQFLLHALGMDNLSVTKLRMSNYARHEILNKTLEAFGDLKDDEELGPADWVTVKKYITGLSNLEDEHAHPHDDNHDHIHTMNLRDGRVRLLNGVQASYWAMLDEGRITQATANILMRSVDEAMDLVSSRPLCDWNSLQSNVYFPSYYRFLSASMLPQSFITYFTVQRLESGCYICAAFLRAHRIARRQLQDFLGDSEIAKIVIDESNAGGEEARKFLEEVRCTFPQLLCVLKTRQVTYAVLTHLSENVQNLWKTGLLEEKEMAHLDDAWQTDLKKLKRSPQLVKMPRVSDLLGAHPLVSMLPAAVRAPLLSNTKENVKGHGAALYMEGLRATGIWIVSIGAVKWRSQRLSSRHSLHPIFSHGSTLGLYEVLTGKSCLCDMITDSLVRCFFIEAEKIDQLRQSDPSVEAFLWQESAAVIAKLLIPRVFERMTMQETRLLVSTGSAMNLYTKGEDIILEHNYIGILLEGTLKAENQNNIVPPGVLLPSSMDLELLGLQSSEMNHMDSCSAANSYQVEAQAARVIIFEVGRLFTEANGQRNQPGGSFSAEALQLSMEESTGEEQVIITVDSTNKLPLGDSSSGVTRGS; translated from the exons ATGGCGACCGCCGCCGAGCCCGACGACGCCGTGCTCTTCGCCGGCGTGTCCCTCGTGTTGGGTGCCGCCTGCCGCCACCTCTTCCGCGGCACGCGCGTCCCCTACACCATCGCCCTCCTTGTCCTTGGTGTTGCTCTAGGGTCACTAG AGTACGGGACAAAAGACGGTCTAGGCAAACTTGGAGCTGGCATGCGTATCT GGGCTAACATAAATCCTGATCTTCTCCTGGCTGCTTTCCTTCCGGCCCTTTTGTTTGAGAGCGCCTTCTCGATGGAAGCACACCAGATAAAG AAATGCATGGCGCAGATGCTCTTACTTGCTGGCCCTGGTGTGCTAATGTCAACATTTTTGCTTGGCACTGCTCTCAAG CTTACTTCTCCATATGATTGGAACTGGGAAACATCATTGTTGCTTGGTGGTCTGCTTAGTGCCACTGATCCTGTGGCCGTGGTTGCAGTTCTAAAAGAGCTTGGAACAAGTAAAAAGCTCAGTACGATTATTGAGGGAGAATCCTTGATGAACGATGG GGTTTCTGTTGTTGTCTATCAGTTATTCTTACAAATGGTGCTCGGAAGAAGCTTCAATACAGGGTCTATATTGATGTTCTTATCGGAAGTTTCACTTGGAGC TGTTGCTCTGGGCCTTGCATTTGCAATCATATCATTACTATGGCTTGGCTTTACTTTCAACGATACAATCTTGGAGATGACGCTAACTCTTGCTGTCAGCTATATTGCTTTCTATACT GTGCAAGATGCACTGAAGTACTCTGGTATTTTGACCGTCACAGCTTTGGGAAT GTTCTATGCAGCTTTTGCAAAAACTACTTTTAAGGGCGACAATCGCCGAAGTTTGCATGATTTCTG GGAAATAGTTGCTTACATTGCGAACACAATTATTTTCATACTGAG TGGGGTTATTATTGCAGATGGTGTGCTAAGACATAATGTCCATTTTGAGAGGCACG GCACTTCATGGGGGTTTCTTCTTCTGCTCTATTTCTATGTACAAATGGCACGGGCTGCAGTTGTCGGTGCTCTATATCTTTTGTTGCGCTACTTCGGGTATGGTTTGGACTTCAAAGAAGCCATAATCATTGTTTGGTCTGGGCTGCGAGGTGCTGTTTCCCTATCATTAGCACTGTCTGTTAAA CGTGCTAGTGATACAGCTCAACCTTTTCTGAAACCAGAAGTGGGAACAATG TTTGTGTTCTTCACTGGTGGCATCGTGTTTCTGACCCTGATATTGAATGGTTCTACCACACAATTTTTGTTGCACGCACTTGGTATGGACAACCTGTCAGTAACAAAG CTTCGCATGTCGAATTATGCTAGACATGAAATTCTAAACAAGACATTAGAAGCTTTTGGTGATCTCAAAGATGATGAGGAGCTTGGTCCTGCTGACTGGGTTACAGTTAAGAAATATATCACAGGCTTGAGTAACTTGGAAGATGAACATGCACATCCACATGATGACAATCATGATCACATACATACCATGAATTTAAGGGATGGCCGAGTGCGTCTTTTGAATG GTGTGCAAGCCAGTTACTGGGCAATGCTTGACGAGGGACGGATAACTCAAGCTACAGCCAATATTTTGATGCGATCAGTTGATGAAGCTATGGATCTTGTTTCTAGCCGACCATTATGCGATTGGAACAGTTTGCAGTCCAATGTCTATTTCCCAAGTTACTATAGGTTCCTTTCTGCAAGCATGTTACCACAAAGTTTTATCACATACTTCACAGTACAAAGATTGGAGTCAGGGTGTTACATCTGTGCTGCATTTCTTCGTGCTCATAGAATTGCAAGGAGACAACTACAAGATTTTCTTG GTGATAGTGAGATTGCAAAAATTGTTATTGATGAAAGTAATGCTGGGGGAGAGGAAGCTAGAAAGTTCTTGGAAGAAGTTCGCTGTACATTCCCTCAG CTTCTTTGTGTGCTAAAAACTCGACAAGTAACATATGCGGTATTGACACACTTGAGTGAGAATGTTCAAAACCTATGGAAGACTGGGTTACTGGAAGAAAAAGAAATGGCACATCTGGATGATGCTTGGCAG ACAGATCTCAAGAAGCTTAAGAGGAGTCCACAATTAGTGAAAATGCCAAGAGTTAGCGATCTTTTAGGCGCTCATCCATTAGTCAGCATGCTGCCTGCTGCTGTGCGTGCTCCTTTGTTAAGCAATacaaaagaaaatgtaaaagGGCATGGGGCAGCCCTTTATATGGAAGGCTTAAGAGCAACTGGTATATGGATTGTTTCGATCGGAGCAGTAAAG TGGAGAAGTCAGAGGCTAAGCAGCAGGCATTCTTTGCACCCAATTTTCTCACATGGAAGCACTTTGGGTCTATACGAGGTGCTAACAGGAAAGTCTTGTCTCTGTGACATGATTACAGATTCTCTCGTCCGCTGTTTCTTCATTGAAGCTGAAAAGATAGATCAATTGCGTCAGTCAGATCCTTCTGTTGAGGCTTTTCTGTGGCAG GAAAGTGCTGCAGTCATTGCTAAGCTCTTGATCCCACGTGTGTTCGAGAGAATGACAATGCAAGAGACACGGCTTCTCGTCAGCACAGGATCTGCTATGAACTTGTACACCAAGGGCGAAGACATCATACTCGAGCATAATTACATCGGCATCTTACTAGAAGGAACTTTGAAGGCGGAGAACCAAAATAACATCGTTCCTCCAGGAGTGCTGCTGCCATCAAGCATGGACCTGGAGTTACTTGGTCTGCAGTCTTCAG AAATGAACCATATGGACAGTTGCTCCGCAGCAAACAGCTATCAGGTGGAAGCACAAGCAGCTAGAGTTATCATCTTCGAAGTAGGGAGGCTGTTCACGGAGGCCAATGGGCAGAGGAACCAGCCGGGTGGTAGCTTCTCTGCTGAAGCCTTGCAGCTCAGCATGGAAGAATCCACTGGAGAAGAACAAGTCATCATTACCGTCGACTCTACGAACAAGCTGCCCTTGGGCGATTCATCATCTGGCGTGACGCGAGGCAGCTGA